The following are encoded in a window of Saccharothrix longispora genomic DNA:
- a CDS encoding TetR/AcrR family transcriptional regulator, which translates to MDHSPNRTEPKRRGRRAGGEDTRAALLQAAREVFVERGFEGATVRSIASRAGVDAAMVNHWFGSKEGLFAKAVLQLPIDPNTLVERLLDGPPELIGERIVRNFVTIWDATGGGQFAAMVRSITSQEQVAEVLRQFFVQTLLRRVIAHLGSSDAELRATLTASQIFGMGIVRYVVRIEPFASADVDTVVRAIAPTLQRYLTGDIS; encoded by the coding sequence GTGGACCACAGCCCGAACCGCACCGAACCCAAGCGCCGAGGCCGCCGCGCGGGCGGTGAGGACACCAGGGCCGCCCTGCTCCAGGCCGCGCGCGAGGTGTTCGTCGAACGCGGTTTCGAGGGGGCGACGGTGCGCTCGATCGCCTCGCGGGCCGGGGTGGACGCGGCGATGGTCAACCACTGGTTCGGCAGCAAGGAGGGCCTGTTCGCCAAGGCCGTGCTCCAGCTCCCGATCGACCCGAACACCCTGGTCGAACGCCTGCTCGACGGTCCGCCGGAGCTGATCGGCGAGCGGATCGTGCGCAACTTCGTGACCATCTGGGACGCCACCGGCGGCGGCCAGTTCGCGGCCATGGTCCGCAGCATCACCTCGCAGGAGCAGGTCGCCGAGGTGCTCAGGCAGTTCTTCGTGCAGACCCTGCTCAGGCGCGTCATCGCACACCTCGGCTCGTCCGACGCCGAGCTGCGCGCCACGCTGACCGCCAGCCAGATCTTCGGCATGGGCATCGTCCGGTACGTGGTGCGCATCGAGCCGTTCGCCTCGGCCGACGTGGACACGGTGGTCAGGGCGATCGCGCCGACCCTCCAGCGCTACCTGACCGGCGACATCAGCTAG
- the hisI gene encoding phosphoribosyl-AMP cyclohydrolase: MTSALDPSIAARLKRTEDGLVCAVVQRRGTGEVLMVAWMDDEALHRTLTTRRATYFSRSRQRQWVKGETSGHVQHVHEVRLDCDGDAVLLVVDQVGGACHTGDATCFDADLLLAPEERAPAS; encoded by the coding sequence GTGACCAGCGCGCTCGACCCGTCGATCGCCGCCCGGCTCAAGCGCACCGAGGACGGCCTGGTGTGCGCCGTGGTGCAGCGGCGCGGCACCGGGGAGGTGCTGATGGTGGCCTGGATGGACGACGAGGCCCTGCACCGCACGCTGACCACGCGCCGCGCCACGTACTTCTCGCGCAGCCGGCAGCGGCAGTGGGTGAAGGGCGAGACGTCCGGGCACGTGCAGCACGTCCACGAGGTGCGGCTGGACTGCGACGGCGACGCGGTGCTGCTCGTCGTGGACCAGGTCGGCGGCGCCTGCCACACCGGCGACGCGACGTGCTTCGACGCCGACCTGCTGCTGGCGCCCGAGGAGCGGGCCCCGGCTAGCTGA
- a CDS encoding anthranilate synthase component I — protein sequence MVSVIGAGAGLGEVSPTREEFRELAAERRVVPVVRRLLADAETPVGLYRKLAADRPGTFLFESAENGRSWSRWSFVGVRSAGALTATGGEAHWIGPHPVGLPEGGDPMAALRETIEVLRTDPLPGLPPLTGGMVGYIGYDAVRRLERLPDLAEDDLRVPELVMLLATDLAALDHHEGTVTLIANAINWDDSPERVDAAYDDAVARLDLMTRDLQAPAPATAAVFSRPKPEFTRRRTREEHHEVVEKAKAAIRAGEAFQVVLSQRFEMRTTADPLDVYRVLRTSNPSPYMYLLRLDDFDIVGCSPESLVTVRDGKATTHPIAGTRWRGVDEEEDALLEKDLLADHKERAEHLMLVDLGRNDLGRVCKPGSVTVVDFFKVERYSHVMHIVSTVTGELAEGRTAFDAVAACFPAGTLSGAPKPRAMELIEELEPTRRGLYGGVVGYLDFAGDADTAIAIRTALVRDGVAYVQAGGGIVADSDPVAEDNECLNKAGAVLSAIATAQTMAPAADPAGV from the coding sequence ATGGTGAGCGTCATCGGTGCAGGCGCGGGTCTGGGCGAGGTCAGCCCGACGCGCGAGGAGTTCCGCGAGCTGGCCGCCGAGCGGCGGGTCGTCCCCGTGGTGCGGCGGCTCCTGGCGGACGCGGAGACACCGGTCGGCCTGTACCGCAAGCTGGCGGCGGACCGGCCGGGCACGTTCCTGTTCGAGTCGGCCGAGAACGGCCGCTCCTGGTCGCGCTGGTCGTTCGTCGGCGTGCGCAGCGCGGGCGCGCTGACCGCCACCGGCGGCGAGGCGCACTGGATCGGGCCGCACCCCGTCGGCCTCCCCGAGGGCGGCGACCCGATGGCGGCGCTGCGCGAGACCATCGAGGTGCTGCGCACCGACCCGCTGCCCGGCCTGCCCCCGCTGACCGGCGGCATGGTCGGCTACATCGGCTACGACGCCGTGCGCCGCCTGGAGCGGCTGCCGGACCTCGCCGAGGACGACCTGCGGGTCCCCGAACTCGTCATGCTGCTCGCCACCGACCTCGCCGCCCTGGACCACCACGAGGGCACGGTCACGCTCATCGCCAACGCCATCAACTGGGACGACTCGCCGGAGCGCGTGGACGCGGCCTACGACGACGCGGTGGCCCGGCTGGACCTCATGACGCGCGACCTCCAGGCGCCCGCGCCCGCGACGGCCGCGGTGTTCTCCCGGCCCAAGCCGGAGTTCACCCGGCGGCGCACGCGCGAGGAGCACCACGAGGTCGTGGAGAAGGCGAAGGCGGCCATCCGCGCGGGTGAGGCGTTCCAGGTCGTGCTGTCGCAGCGGTTCGAGATGCGCACCACCGCCGACCCGCTGGACGTCTACCGCGTGCTGCGCACGTCCAACCCCAGCCCGTACATGTACCTGCTGCGGCTCGACGACTTCGACATCGTCGGGTGCAGCCCCGAGTCCCTGGTCACGGTGCGCGACGGCAAGGCGACCACGCACCCGATCGCGGGCACCCGGTGGCGCGGTGTGGACGAGGAGGAGGACGCGCTGCTGGAGAAGGACCTGCTGGCCGACCACAAGGAGCGCGCCGAGCACCTCATGCTCGTCGACCTGGGCCGCAACGACCTGGGCCGGGTGTGCAAGCCGGGCTCGGTGACCGTGGTCGACTTCTTCAAGGTCGAGCGGTACTCGCACGTCATGCACATCGTGTCCACGGTCACCGGCGAGCTGGCCGAGGGGAGGACCGCGTTCGACGCGGTGGCGGCGTGCTTCCCGGCGGGCACGCTGTCCGGCGCGCCCAAGCCGCGCGCGATGGAGCTGATCGAGGAGCTGGAGCCGACCAGGCGCGGCCTGTACGGCGGCGTCGTCGGCTACCTGGACTTCGCGGGCGACGCGGACACCGCCATCGCCATCCGGACCGCCCTGGTGCGCGACGGCGTGGCGTACGTGCAGGCGGGCGGCGGGATCGTGGCCGACTCGGACCCGGTCGCCGAGGACAACGAGTGCCTGAACAAGGCGGGCGCGGTCCTGTCGGCCATCGCCACGGCGCAGACCATGGCCCCGGCGGCGGACCCGGCCGGTGTCTGA